From the Iodobacter fluviatilis genome, one window contains:
- a CDS encoding flagellar hook-length control protein FliK, with protein sequence MNLLASMMPHPADLNLPAINTPPLDPLLAMLFSGEMQDCATPVAESEAVATKDEKDISEQPTDVALLSMPAFFAPIIPKIPGPQISAAEADMIAEPFIAPQQPVVVSSPPLTISHQEADAPLLKAEPVLANDAPDQPAAIRPFELNTMAAGSMPQAKPSEWAPIKLEPTQPASWSRHLETALKDRLDVQLGHGIERAVIKLSPPMLGSLEISIKHEAGALSVQLHASNSDVTKQLHAITEQMRTDLSQKEYSSVAVDVRDPSASKDGSPKKQAAESDEVGQALAELGEETSEFGSILARI encoded by the coding sequence ATGAATCTGCTCGCAAGCATGATGCCCCACCCTGCTGATTTGAATCTTCCCGCCATCAATACACCGCCGCTTGACCCACTGTTGGCGATGTTATTTAGCGGTGAAATGCAGGACTGCGCCACCCCAGTGGCGGAGAGCGAAGCCGTGGCGACGAAAGATGAAAAAGATATAAGTGAGCAGCCCACAGACGTTGCTCTCTTGAGCATGCCTGCTTTTTTCGCGCCCATTATTCCTAAGATACCGGGGCCGCAAATATCCGCAGCTGAAGCAGACATGATTGCGGAGCCGTTTATTGCACCTCAGCAGCCTGTCGTGGTCAGCTCTCCGCCTCTAACGATATCTCATCAAGAAGCCGATGCGCCTCTGCTTAAAGCCGAGCCTGTGCTCGCGAATGATGCGCCGGATCAGCCGGCCGCCATTCGCCCGTTTGAATTAAATACCATGGCAGCCGGCAGTATGCCGCAAGCCAAGCCTTCAGAATGGGCCCCCATTAAGTTAGAGCCCACTCAGCCCGCCAGCTGGTCTCGTCATTTAGAAACCGCATTGAAAGATCGCCTTGATGTGCAGCTTGGGCATGGGATTGAGCGTGCGGTGATTAAATTATCCCCGCCTATGCTCGGCTCATTAGAAATCAGCATTAAGCATGAGGCGGGTGCTTTATCGGTGCAATTGCACGCCAGCAATAGCGATGTCACCAAGCAGCTGCATGCAATTACTGAGCAGATGCGTACTGATTTAAGCCAAAAGGAATATAGCAGCGTGGCGGTTGACGTGAGAGATCCATCGGCAAGCAAAGACGGATCTCCCAAAAAACAGGCGGCTGAATCGGATGAGGTCGGTCAGGCTTTGGCAGAATTAGGCGAAGAAACGAGTGAGTTTGGCTCCATTCTGGCGCGCATTTAA
- the motA gene encoding flagellar motor stator protein MotA: protein MQLFLGIGIVMMCVFGGFFMIGGTFHLIWQPVELLIIIGAGFGALVLGNPKHVLAEMLGQIRRVVLGKKQGPDFQRQLLLLMYELLITAGQGLKALDQHVESPRESALFQRYPLVLEQPKLLAFIVDNFRLMAMGKINAHELEGVLEQELEAIHEELNQPSKSLHKISEGMPGFGILAAVLGIVMTMHTISEGAEVAEISERVGAAMVGTFIGIFLCYGVLDPLCNMMHQLVKEELSNLECVKVVLVTHVSGKPPLLAIDAGRRLVQLNIKPSFSQLETWINTLEGTA, encoded by the coding sequence ATGCAGCTGTTTTTAGGTATCGGCATCGTCATGATGTGTGTGTTTGGTGGTTTTTTTATGATTGGGGGGACTTTCCACCTGATCTGGCAGCCGGTTGAGCTACTGATCATTATTGGCGCAGGCTTTGGTGCCTTGGTGCTGGGCAACCCTAAGCATGTGCTGGCAGAAATGCTGGGGCAAATCCGCCGTGTGGTGTTGGGTAAAAAGCAGGGGCCGGATTTTCAGCGCCAATTATTATTGCTGATGTATGAGCTTTTGATTACCGCTGGCCAGGGCTTAAAAGCGCTGGATCAACACGTTGAATCGCCAAGAGAGAGCGCCTTGTTTCAGCGCTATCCACTGGTCTTAGAGCAACCAAAGCTACTTGCCTTTATTGTGGATAACTTCCGCCTGATGGCGATGGGCAAAATCAATGCGCACGAATTAGAGGGCGTATTAGAGCAAGAATTAGAAGCGATTCACGAAGAGCTGAATCAGCCGTCCAAATCCTTGCATAAAATCTCTGAAGGCATGCCCGGTTTTGGTATTTTGGCTGCGGTGCTGGGTATTGTGATGACCATGCACACCATTAGCGAAGGCGCTGAAGTGGCTGAAATCAGCGAGCGTGTGGGGGCGGCAATGGTGGGAACATTTATCGGGATTTTTCTCTGCTACGGCGTGCTTGATCCGCTGTGCAATATGATGCACCAGCTGGTGAAGGAAGAGCTGTCTAATCTGGAATGCGTAAAAGTGGTGCTTGTGACACACGTATCAGGCAAGCCGCCTTTATTGGCAATCGATGCCGGGCGTCGTTTGGTGCAGCTGAATATTAAGCCTAGCTTTTCTCAGC
- the fliD gene encoding flagellar filament capping protein FliD, with translation MAEINPQQLASQVASYAVQQAQSRNDTRTKENKARSDALVQLQKTLQDFKNTLGGLSGKKSVLAHAAALSQEGIATVTAGAKAQDGNYSLFVKQVATAEQQAFARLDAMTVAAGDKLNIKVGAATIAIDLASADKDADGKLSLTELARSINQSKDSSGKVSAMVLTANGQSQLVLTSSQTGEANTLQVSGSGAGVEAALALEAPKVLSKAQDALVFLGDENTGVPIKQASNTFTGIEGVTVNLNRAMKSGDPALKLTVSTSNNDTAANLQTFIDGFNTAKKSLSAMLANAKNDKNDSGKRDAGGAFASDSGIRALRDKLNGLVRQSFDGVRLMDFGVKTDRDGNLSLDRTKLDKALIENPAGLEKIFNSSTGTDLIKENNDYLGKWLNASNGLLKTRKESVSKAAGDLSAQADKISKQYDQAYQRALKQFTQLKQLQAQMSETSSMFDSMSFV, from the coding sequence ATGGCAGAAATTAATCCCCAGCAGCTGGCCAGCCAAGTTGCCAGCTACGCAGTACAGCAGGCGCAAAGCCGTAATGACACGCGGACCAAAGAGAATAAAGCCCGTTCTGATGCCTTGGTACAGCTGCAAAAAACACTGCAGGATTTTAAAAACACGCTGGGTGGTTTAAGCGGTAAAAAGTCTGTCTTGGCCCATGCTGCGGCTTTGAGCCAGGAAGGGATTGCTACGGTAACGGCCGGTGCTAAGGCGCAGGATGGTAATTACTCGCTGTTTGTTAAACAAGTGGCTACGGCAGAGCAGCAGGCCTTTGCCCGTCTCGATGCAATGACTGTGGCCGCTGGCGACAAGCTTAATATCAAAGTGGGCGCAGCGACGATTGCCATTGATTTGGCCAGCGCAGATAAAGATGCTGACGGTAAGTTATCGCTCACCGAATTGGCGCGCAGCATCAATCAATCTAAAGACAGCTCAGGCAAAGTAAGCGCCATGGTGCTGACGGCCAATGGCCAGTCACAATTGGTGCTGACTTCCAGCCAAACTGGCGAAGCCAATACTTTGCAAGTGAGCGGTAGTGGCGCAGGCGTCGAGGCGGCTTTGGCACTTGAAGCACCCAAGGTTTTATCTAAGGCGCAAGATGCCTTGGTGTTTTTGGGGGACGAAAACACCGGTGTGCCAATCAAGCAGGCATCGAATACGTTTACCGGTATCGAAGGCGTAACAGTAAATTTAAACCGCGCCATGAAAAGCGGTGATCCGGCATTAAAGCTTACCGTTAGCACGAGTAATAACGATACCGCAGCTAATTTACAGACCTTTATCGATGGCTTTAATACTGCGAAAAAGTCCTTAAGCGCCATGCTGGCCAATGCCAAAAACGATAAAAATGACAGCGGTAAGCGGGATGCGGGCGGTGCATTTGCATCTGACTCAGGCATTCGCGCGCTGCGGGATAAATTAAACGGTTTGGTCAGGCAAAGCTTTGACGGCGTGCGCCTGATGGACTTTGGCGTAAAAACCGATCGCGACGGCAATCTATCGCTTGATCGCACCAAGCTCGATAAAGCGCTGATTGAAAACCCAGCAGGGCTGGAGAAGATTTTTAACTCCAGCACTGGCACTGATTTGATTAAAGAAAATAACGATTACCTTGGCAAATGGTTGAACGCCAGCAATGGCTTATTAAAAACTCGCAAGGAATCAGTTTCTAAAGCGGCGGGCGATTTAAGCGCTCAGGCCGATAAGATTTCTAAGCAATACGATCAGGCTTATCAGCGTGCTTTAAAGCAATTTACCCAGCTTAAGCAGCTGCAAGCGCAAATGAGTGAAACATCCAGCATGTTCGACAGCATGTCGTTTGTTTAG
- the fliA gene encoding RNA polymerase sigma factor FliA — protein sequence MDLADAYVHSALDSKQEAAQLAAYMPLLNRVLRQLVTQVGAVLDREDMEQIGLMALLDSLRRYGTPDDQFVGFALLRMRGAILDELRRLDWRPRSVRQSAHRIRDEIRALRKKLGREPSEADAIAGLNISAKEYRDYQMAENAEVLASFDDLLSEGVHEAGGAESPENGVINRLSLARALSGLDEKEQRVIQMYYEFELNLKEIALVLDLTEARVCQINKSAIKKMKTALGGA from the coding sequence GTGGATCTTGCCGACGCTTACGTTCATAGCGCTTTAGACAGCAAGCAAGAAGCCGCTCAGCTGGCAGCCTATATGCCGCTGCTCAATCGTGTGCTCCGGCAGTTGGTAACGCAGGTGGGCGCTGTGCTGGATCGTGAAGATATGGAGCAGATTGGTCTGATGGCCCTGCTCGATTCATTGCGCCGCTATGGCACACCCGATGATCAGTTTGTGGGTTTTGCTCTGCTGCGGATGCGTGGCGCTATTTTGGATGAGCTTAGGCGCTTAGATTGGCGGCCGCGCTCGGTCAGGCAAAGCGCGCATCGTATTCGGGATGAGATCCGCGCCTTAAGGAAAAAACTAGGCAGGGAGCCAAGCGAGGCGGATGCCATCGCAGGTTTGAATATCTCCGCCAAAGAATACCGTGATTATCAAATGGCCGAAAATGCTGAAGTGCTGGCGAGCTTTGATGATTTGCTCAGCGAGGGTGTGCACGAAGCAGGTGGGGCAGAGTCACCGGAAAATGGCGTGATTAATCGCCTGAGCCTAGCTCGGGCTTTGTCTGGTTTAGATGAAAAAGAGCAGCGTGTTATCCAGATGTATTACGAGTTTGAGCTGAATTTAAAAGAAATTGCTCTGGTGCTGGATTTAACCGAAGCGCGGGTTTGCCAGATTAATAAATCGGCAATTAAGAAAATGAAAACCGCCCTAGGTGGGGCTTAA
- a CDS encoding flagellar basal body-associated FliL family protein — protein MSKNIIFIVLGLLVAAGVGGGAAYYFKQDSAPKVAKAESVEYKFASVDKIIVMLRNDDGSSLSTHYIAVDLVFRTSKEKEAEIKNHLPFLKSTAVKVLSHLNLTMANKMTIEDYHALLNKEFSAAYKGVASDKPFSDVMVSKLIVE, from the coding sequence ATGTCTAAGAATATTATTTTTATTGTTTTAGGTTTATTAGTTGCTGCCGGAGTGGGCGGCGGAGCGGCTTATTATTTTAAGCAAGACAGCGCGCCTAAGGTAGCCAAAGCCGAATCCGTTGAATATAAATTTGCCTCGGTGGATAAGATCATTGTCATGCTGCGTAATGATGATGGCAGCTCTTTATCTACCCACTATATTGCGGTGGATCTGGTGTTCAGAACCAGCAAGGAAAAAGAAGCTGAGATTAAAAATCATCTGCCTTTTTTAAAGAGCACCGCCGTGAAGGTCTTGTCTCATCTTAATCTGACCATGGCCAATAAAATGACCATCGAGGATTATCACGCGCTCTTAAATAAAGAGTTCTCTGCTGCCTATAAAGGCGTTGCATCAGATAAGCCTTTTTCTGATGTGATGGTCAGCAAATTGATTGTTGAGTAA
- the fliS gene encoding flagellar export chaperone FliS → MDYEAYSSYHSVNLEAQTSNASPVQLVLVLFDGLLEELARAKAHMEHKRFEQKGESINKCIDILNGLSSALDFDQGGEVVTNLARLYDFCVYRLYSASSQLDVAGVTEVEQLLGTLRGGWLGVRDAKA, encoded by the coding sequence ATGGATTACGAAGCGTATAGCAGTTATCACTCGGTGAATTTGGAAGCACAGACTTCCAATGCCTCGCCAGTGCAATTGGTTTTGGTGTTATTTGATGGCCTTTTGGAAGAGCTCGCTCGTGCCAAAGCGCATATGGAACACAAGCGTTTTGAGCAGAAGGGCGAGAGCATTAATAAGTGCATCGATATATTAAATGGCTTATCCAGCGCACTCGATTTTGATCAGGGCGGTGAAGTGGTCACCAATCTGGCGCGTTTATACGATTTTTGCGTTTATCGTCTTTACAGCGCCAGCAGCCAGCTGGATGTGGCAGGCGTTACCGAAGTGGAACAATTATTAGGCACCTTGCGTGGTGGTTGGCTGGGTGTGCGTGATGCCAAGGCTTAA